In one window of Leptospira sp. GIMC2001 DNA:
- a CDS encoding YraN family protein: protein MPESKTSLGKHGEDLSAEFLASNNYSIIERNFRKRYGELDIIASKDEVLYAIEVKYRQQIDEDFHPINVMNTKKMLRMRKVIETYINAHTQFNAINISFCLITVDEKGKVDFYSDL from the coding sequence ATGCCGGAAAGCAAAACAAGTCTCGGCAAACACGGCGAAGACTTATCTGCCGAATTCCTGGCATCTAACAACTACTCAATTATCGAGAGGAACTTCCGCAAACGATATGGTGAACTTGACATAATCGCATCGAAAGACGAAGTCTTATATGCGATTGAAGTCAAATATAGGCAACAGATAGATGAAGATTTTCATCCTATAAACGTAATGAATACTAAAAAGATGTTAAGGATGAGAAAGGTCATAGAGACATATATAAATGCCCATACACAATTCAATGCCATCAATATTTCGTTCTGTCTCATTACAGTTGATGAAAAAGGTAAAGTAGATTTTTATTCCGATTTATAA
- a CDS encoding YifB family Mg chelatase-like AAA ATPase: protein MKQSHKGKFSIVQTLSLSDMSPVLVNVEIYLRRGIPGYQVIGLPTTTMRESRDRVRAAIENSGFEFPLQNITINLSPTGIPKKGSHFDLSFAVGILLASNQISLEISEHPLLLLGELGLDGSIKPIQDASRLLACNLSDELSTIVLPTENLEQCRIFWKGKVKPIESLSQINLDDSALNSQLANPKFESVKSVKSNPINQNMNLESLGFIDLYAGQRFAFEALEIALAGNHHMLMIGSPGSGKSMLGEIASSLQSVPNLAEWKEIAAIQSQEFYGSGNQWMRPFRNPHHSITMSSLIGGGSTLERGEISLAHNGILFLDEIGEMKSSILQNLREPLEKGNITLNRNTKWSSLPCRFQLIAASNLCPCGEFSIAEGSCGCRKDQIRGYLSKLTGPLLDRIDIISEVYAPSKYPGNSIRIDLNEVRSRIQNVRCIQWKRYQNSNIRSNASMTYNEAIEQTRWDKHAIIAWENFASKEAMSIREREKILGLARTIADLKCNDLVTEADICLACSLRDGSKNIKKLAA from the coding sequence ATGAAGCAGAGCCATAAGGGAAAATTTTCTATCGTTCAAACACTGAGCCTAAGCGATATGAGTCCAGTGCTTGTGAATGTGGAGATCTACTTGAGAAGAGGAATTCCTGGATACCAAGTTATTGGGCTCCCTACTACGACCATGCGTGAATCAAGAGATAGAGTCAGAGCTGCAATTGAAAATTCTGGATTTGAATTCCCTTTGCAAAATATTACAATCAATCTAAGTCCTACTGGAATTCCGAAAAAGGGTTCTCATTTTGATTTAAGCTTTGCTGTAGGAATTCTCTTGGCTTCAAACCAAATTTCCCTGGAAATATCTGAACATCCTCTCCTTCTTCTAGGAGAACTTGGATTGGATGGTTCCATCAAGCCGATTCAAGATGCCTCTCGGTTGCTCGCTTGCAATCTTTCAGACGAATTATCTACTATAGTTTTACCGACGGAGAACCTTGAGCAGTGTAGAATTTTCTGGAAAGGAAAAGTAAAACCAATTGAATCCTTATCACAAATCAACTTGGATGACTCAGCTTTAAATTCGCAGTTAGCGAATCCGAAATTTGAAAGTGTAAAAAGTGTAAAAAGCAATCCAATCAATCAGAATATGAATCTGGAGAGCTTAGGATTCATTGATCTGTATGCAGGTCAGCGATTTGCATTTGAGGCTCTAGAAATCGCTCTTGCTGGCAACCATCATATGCTTATGATCGGTAGTCCAGGCTCAGGTAAGTCCATGCTTGGTGAGATTGCAAGTTCTCTGCAATCCGTTCCGAATTTAGCTGAATGGAAAGAAATCGCAGCCATTCAATCACAAGAATTTTACGGAAGTGGGAATCAATGGATGCGACCTTTTCGTAACCCTCATCATTCGATCACTATGAGTTCATTAATTGGTGGTGGATCAACTTTAGAACGAGGGGAAATCAGTTTAGCTCATAATGGAATTTTATTTTTAGATGAAATTGGTGAAATGAAATCTAGTATTCTTCAGAATTTGCGTGAACCATTAGAAAAGGGTAATATTACGTTGAACAGGAATACGAAATGGAGTAGTTTACCTTGCCGATTCCAACTGATAGCTGCATCTAACCTTTGTCCATGCGGTGAATTCTCGATCGCAGAAGGAAGTTGCGGATGTAGAAAAGATCAGATCCGAGGATACTTATCAAAGTTAACAGGTCCCCTACTCGATCGAATTGATATAATCTCAGAAGTTTACGCACCATCAAAATATCCCGGCAATTCAATTCGCATAGATCTTAATGAAGTTCGTAGCAGAATTCAAAATGTTAGATGTATACAATGGAAAAGATATCAAAACTCTAATATAAGATCCAACGCCTCTATGACTTATAATGAAGCAATAGAACAGACTAGATGGGATAAACATGCGATTATTGCCTGGGAGAATTTTGCTTCAAAAGAAGCGATGTCTATTCGAGAGAGAGAAAAGATTTTGGGACTCGCAAGGACAATAGCAGATCTCAAGTGCAATGACTTAGTCACTGAAGCTGATATCTGCCTTGCCTGCAGTTTACGGGACGGAAGTAAAAACATAAAAAAATTAGCAGCCTAA
- a CDS encoding type II secretion system-associated lipoprotein: MSGFRSIFIGFVGILLLIDCSTRLIPKEKVLEYNEMFYERTYVLKEELKLSKDDTIGKGSLVKLYVESTPSLLKVKCYPITESREYAVGRLAIYLINDTVEKRNIELEELEEIIAQKFEPYDPNKKRKR, encoded by the coding sequence ATGAGTGGTTTTCGTTCGATTTTCATTGGTTTTGTAGGTATTCTACTTTTGATCGATTGTTCCACTCGATTGATACCTAAAGAGAAAGTTCTTGAATACAATGAAATGTTTTATGAGAGAACTTATGTCTTAAAAGAAGAACTCAAGCTCTCAAAAGATGATACAATAGGCAAAGGATCTCTGGTTAAACTCTATGTTGAGTCTACTCCTTCCTTATTGAAAGTTAAATGTTACCCAATCACTGAATCTCGAGAATATGCAGTTGGACGATTAGCAATCTACTTGATAAACGATACAGTCGAGAAGCGAAATATTGAATTAGAAGAACTAGAAGAGATCATAGCTCAGAAATTTGAGCCTTATGATCCAAACAAAAAAAGAAAAAGATAG
- a CDS encoding peptidoglycan DD-metalloendopeptidase family protein, whose amino-acid sequence MKLHSDSSLFIHRVDRFKVGSKSFIFILFLSLYTTAIFSNPFDKYEEELNALTGKQTVSFFNSNDQKVKHFFQSGNFIPSSDHEEVDLLDDLPKYIKYSAIVSSKIINEKGEIVKKHTVKAKDTLLGIAKTYGSDLARIKSKNGLKTDLIRLGDILEVPVKVANASRKKVVTKRIFINPVPSSRISSTFGRRKDPFNKYSRNFHAGLDMAAAVGTPVIASADGEVAFTGKNGGYGNTVIILHPDGYKTVYAHCAKIVVEVGEKVTMGRVIAAVGRTGTATGAHLHFEVYKNGKLINPQTALNSYQKIITKLPITEVAGL is encoded by the coding sequence ATGAAGTTGCATTCAGATTCAAGTTTGTTCATACACCGTGTCGATAGATTTAAGGTGGGTTCCAAATCATTCATATTTATTTTGTTTTTGAGTTTATATACTACAGCTATTTTTTCGAATCCTTTTGACAAATATGAAGAGGAGCTGAACGCTTTAACTGGTAAGCAAACTGTTTCATTTTTCAATTCAAATGACCAGAAAGTTAAGCATTTCTTTCAATCTGGTAATTTCATACCATCAAGTGATCATGAAGAAGTAGACTTGTTGGATGATTTGCCAAAATACATAAAATATTCTGCGATCGTATCCTCAAAGATCATCAATGAGAAAGGCGAAATCGTAAAAAAACATACGGTCAAGGCAAAAGATACTTTGCTTGGAATTGCGAAAACATACGGTAGCGATCTTGCTCGAATCAAATCAAAAAACGGTCTCAAAACAGATCTCATTAGATTAGGGGATATTTTGGAAGTTCCCGTGAAAGTAGCGAATGCCTCCAGAAAAAAAGTCGTTACGAAAAGAATTTTTATAAATCCAGTTCCATCCAGCAGAATCAGTTCAACTTTTGGGCGAAGAAAGGATCCTTTCAATAAATACAGTCGAAATTTTCATGCAGGTTTAGATATGGCAGCCGCTGTTGGAACTCCAGTCATTGCTTCTGCTGATGGAGAAGTTGCGTTTACGGGCAAAAATGGAGGATATGGCAATACTGTTATCATTCTACATCCGGATGGCTATAAAACAGTTTACGCGCATTGTGCAAAAATTGTTGTAGAAGTTGGTGAGAAAGTGACTATGGGTCGGGTAATTGCTGCTGTGGGAAGAACTGGTACTGCAACGGGAGCTCATTTACATTTTGAAGTCTATAAAAATGGAAAACTCATCAATCCCCAGACAGCTCTCAATTCCTATCAGAAAATCATTACAAAACTTCCTATCACAGAGGTTGCTGGACTCTAG
- a CDS encoding general secretion pathway protein GspC: protein MNIYLARLQNNKFYTLIPVVLLFTYALAYLVRMILIVFFNSGVQTLSAPYKARLQKSETLKSLSFYEEAITGNLIRGMYLDPTQERSISGVSDGMSSEAAEDPDIDQMVVTGTVSGDSSFARVTIREKNGITEEYAIGEEIGGFRVRSIEQHYIILQKSKFKLKVLIGESIAQAKEKIKDKMPDEAPAQLTSSQTIQKTLSREDVNKKLKDPNVIYKDAKFGPHLVDGKIEGYKLYQVARSHFFYSLGARSGDIIKRVNGMPLNDTEKMLEIYGSIKTAQKITIDLDRKSKIISYEFLITN from the coding sequence ATGAATATATACCTTGCACGATTACAGAATAACAAATTTTACACATTAATTCCGGTTGTTCTTTTATTCACCTATGCATTAGCATATCTGGTTAGAATGATTTTGATTGTTTTCTTCAATTCTGGAGTTCAGACATTGTCCGCTCCTTACAAAGCGCGTTTGCAAAAATCTGAGACTTTAAAATCCCTTTCATTTTACGAAGAAGCAATTACAGGAAATCTCATCCGAGGGATGTATTTGGATCCGACTCAGGAAAGATCAATTTCTGGAGTCTCAGATGGAATGAGTTCTGAAGCCGCAGAGGATCCAGACATTGATCAAATGGTCGTAACTGGAACTGTTAGTGGGGATTCTAGCTTTGCAAGAGTAACGATACGAGAAAAGAACGGAATTACGGAAGAATACGCAATCGGTGAAGAAATTGGTGGCTTCCGTGTTCGATCTATAGAACAGCATTATATTATATTACAAAAGTCTAAATTTAAACTGAAAGTATTGATTGGGGAATCTATTGCACAAGCAAAAGAAAAAATCAAAGACAAGATGCCCGATGAAGCTCCAGCTCAGCTTACTTCATCACAGACAATTCAAAAGACTTTATCTCGGGAAGATGTCAATAAAAAATTGAAAGATCCAAACGTAATCTATAAGGATGCAAAATTTGGTCCGCATTTGGTAGACGGCAAAATCGAAGGCTACAAACTTTACCAAGTTGCTAGATCACATTTTTTCTATTCTCTTGGAGCGCGCAGTGGGGACATCATAAAACGAGTGAATGGCATGCCTCTAAACGATACCGAAAAAATGTTGGAAATTTATGGTTCTATAAAAACCGCTCAGAAAATTACGATAGACCTGGATCGAAAAAGCAAAATCATAAGTTACGAATTTTTAATTACAAACTAA
- the gspD gene encoding type II secretion system secretin GspD has translation MNQKKPKYLITFRKLLGLLLILFCLELFSQDAENLEDNTIEPKTTTKKSTENKNKKAATNTATAKKGATFTADWRDTELKDFLMGMSAIIKKNILIDDSIKGKKVTIISQQRIRVEDAYNFMKSVLEAQGFGIIEESDIIKVVKIKDALAKAPIVRVGRDPITEEEALGNKIITQIVPLENITGQDIEPILKRVTSPDTDVIVTRNSNTLVLSGSSADINKLLKMVETLDTAAPTTGPGAVSSSGDIHIYTLEYNEAEKLAAILVKLDMPDVPVSAAPSSTPNADPNADPAAQAAAQAAAQAAQQQAIAQAQAAQAAKPKTPGRIDKIKAVAHKESNSIIVTASMQEWEEIQRIIKVLDQPRKQVLLEVLIVELTSTDLNDFGIDWKYTNVTGEAPNAQFNTGLAAQGGIIDSTGRPTNVNTLSGFSLGFLGRTGDQIVGILNANSTNENFHVLSAPQVLTLDNQEAEINVGQDVPVRTQNRNAGLGGDNAVTVANFEYRPTGIKLKFTPHINKNNKITLDLYQEIKNVAGISSEATGGNPTFNKRDIKTSIVVDNIQTIVIGGLISNDKQKKVSKIPILGEIPLIGNLFRRTTNQLRKTNLMLFLTPHILNDRSMSDRITIQKKIEQEREEKERDKRLR, from the coding sequence ATGAATCAAAAAAAACCAAAATATCTTATAACATTTCGAAAATTATTGGGATTGTTGCTAATACTTTTCTGTTTGGAATTATTTTCTCAAGATGCTGAGAATCTCGAAGACAACACGATAGAACCGAAAACCACAACCAAAAAATCTACAGAAAATAAGAATAAGAAAGCAGCAACTAATACTGCTACTGCGAAGAAGGGAGCCACTTTTACTGCGGATTGGAGAGACACGGAACTCAAAGATTTTCTTATGGGAATGAGTGCTATCATAAAAAAGAATATACTAATTGATGATAGCATCAAAGGCAAAAAAGTTACGATCATTTCCCAACAGCGTATTCGAGTTGAAGACGCCTATAATTTCATGAAATCTGTTCTGGAAGCACAAGGCTTTGGAATCATCGAAGAATCCGACATCATTAAAGTTGTAAAAATTAAGGACGCTCTAGCGAAAGCTCCGATCGTAAGAGTTGGGCGTGATCCAATTACCGAAGAAGAAGCACTCGGAAATAAAATCATTACGCAAATTGTTCCGTTAGAAAACATAACAGGTCAAGATATAGAACCTATCCTCAAAAGAGTAACCTCACCCGACACAGATGTAATCGTCACGAGAAATTCTAACACTTTAGTTCTATCTGGCTCTTCGGCAGATATAAACAAATTATTAAAAATGGTAGAAACTCTAGACACTGCGGCTCCAACAACTGGACCTGGAGCTGTTAGTTCATCCGGCGATATTCATATTTATACATTAGAATACAATGAAGCAGAAAAGCTTGCTGCAATTCTAGTAAAACTGGATATGCCTGATGTTCCGGTATCAGCCGCACCTTCTTCTACTCCGAATGCCGACCCAAATGCTGATCCGGCAGCCCAAGCTGCTGCACAGGCTGCGGCGCAAGCAGCTCAACAACAAGCTATTGCTCAAGCTCAGGCAGCGCAAGCGGCCAAACCAAAAACTCCTGGAAGAATTGATAAGATCAAAGCGGTCGCCCATAAAGAATCGAATTCTATAATTGTAACTGCTTCAATGCAAGAATGGGAAGAGATACAAAGAATAATAAAAGTCCTCGATCAACCAAGAAAACAAGTTTTATTGGAAGTGTTAATTGTAGAATTAACGTCAACTGATCTAAACGACTTTGGTATAGACTGGAAGTATACGAATGTTACTGGTGAAGCTCCTAATGCCCAATTCAACACTGGACTTGCTGCTCAAGGTGGTATCATTGATTCGACTGGAAGACCAACGAATGTGAACACTTTGTCCGGTTTCTCTCTAGGTTTTTTAGGGAGGACAGGAGATCAAATTGTGGGAATTTTGAATGCGAATTCTACGAATGAAAACTTCCATGTGCTGTCTGCTCCGCAAGTATTGACCTTGGATAACCAAGAAGCAGAAATCAATGTCGGACAGGATGTTCCGGTAAGAACTCAAAATAGAAATGCGGGACTTGGTGGAGACAATGCTGTGACTGTTGCGAACTTCGAGTATCGTCCGACAGGAATTAAGTTAAAATTCACACCTCACATTAACAAGAACAACAAAATCACTTTAGATCTATACCAGGAAATCAAAAACGTAGCTGGTATTTCCAGTGAAGCAACTGGTGGAAACCCAACTTTTAATAAACGAGATATCAAAACAAGTATCGTGGTTGATAATATTCAAACAATCGTTATTGGTGGATTGATTTCTAATGACAAACAGAAAAAGGTTTCAAAAATCCCAATTCTTGGTGAAATTCCATTGATTGGAAACCTTTTCCGAAGAACAACCAATCAACTTCGAAAAACGAACCTCATGTTATTTTTAACACCGCATATATTGAATGATCGAAGTATGTCAGATAGAATCACAATTCAAAAGAAAATTGAACAAGAACGTGAAGAGAAAGAAAGAGATAAAAGGCTCAGATGA
- the gspE gene encoding type II secretion system ATPase GspE, producing MKKTLGDILVEDGLLTEKDLLESLKTQAKSNVPLTHILQKKGLAGEIDILKSLAKLHGLEFQEKIEITEIHEAFRLVPNKLIQKSRLVPFDIKKKIVKIAICDPTDLHPMDDIRSFLKGYRVEFVLVPEPEIMRVIHSHYDTTTSDTKELMDEMDGDFSDLTGSLESEALDLSNEAPIIKMVNVILSQAVSERASDIHIEPYEKALVVRYRVDGILHKVLNPPKSFHAGISTRIKIMSNLNIAENRLPQDGRIKLRLAGKDVDIRVSFIPCQYGERIVMRVLNKTDQKYSLETMGLYKTILDNFRNLIYKPHGIILVTGPTGSGKSTTLYSALSELNTEERNIITCEDPVEYQIDGISQMQMQEKIGLTFATGLRAILRQDPDIVMVGEIRDQETARIAIQASLTGHLVFSTLHTNDAASAVTRLVDMGIEPYLITSTVLGFMAQRLVRLICKDCRTAYKPSQKELDSLGIKAKDLKSGVLYKGNGCSSCMNTGYKGRTGLYELLVMNPDVKKVVLAGSDSNKILEVAQNTGLSVLKEYGKQKVIDGVTTVEEVLRVS from the coding sequence ATGAAAAAAACGCTTGGTGATATCTTAGTTGAGGATGGGCTATTAACAGAGAAAGATCTGCTTGAATCTCTTAAAACCCAAGCAAAATCCAATGTTCCACTAACGCATATTTTACAAAAGAAAGGACTCGCCGGAGAAATCGATATATTGAAGTCTCTGGCAAAGCTCCATGGTTTGGAATTCCAAGAAAAAATTGAAATCACTGAAATCCATGAAGCCTTTCGATTGGTTCCAAACAAACTCATACAAAAAAGTCGACTCGTTCCATTCGACATAAAGAAAAAAATTGTAAAAATTGCAATCTGTGATCCAACAGACCTCCATCCAATGGACGATATTCGTTCCTTTCTGAAAGGATATAGAGTTGAATTTGTTTTGGTTCCAGAGCCAGAGATAATGCGAGTGATTCATTCGCATTATGATACAACAACATCGGACACGAAAGAACTGATGGATGAAATGGATGGTGACTTCAGTGATCTAACAGGAAGTTTAGAATCTGAAGCACTGGATTTATCTAACGAAGCACCGATTATCAAAATGGTGAACGTCATCCTTTCGCAAGCTGTTTCTGAGAGAGCTTCCGATATTCATATCGAGCCCTATGAGAAAGCACTTGTTGTGCGATACCGTGTGGACGGAATTTTGCATAAAGTTTTGAATCCACCGAAGTCATTCCATGCAGGAATATCGACTCGTATCAAAATCATGTCAAACCTCAATATTGCTGAGAACAGACTACCTCAAGATGGAAGGATTAAACTTCGGCTTGCAGGTAAAGATGTTGATATACGGGTATCATTCATTCCTTGTCAGTATGGAGAAAGGATCGTAATGAGGGTCTTGAACAAGACGGATCAAAAATATTCTTTAGAGACAATGGGTTTATACAAGACCATTTTGGACAATTTTAGAAATCTAATTTATAAACCCCATGGAATCATACTCGTAACTGGTCCGACTGGATCTGGAAAGTCTACTACACTATATTCTGCGTTAAGTGAACTGAACACCGAAGAGCGAAATATTATTACCTGTGAAGATCCTGTGGAATACCAGATTGATGGAATTTCACAGATGCAAATGCAAGAAAAAATTGGTCTAACATTTGCTACAGGGCTAAGAGCAATTTTACGTCAAGACCCTGACATCGTGATGGTTGGGGAGATTCGTGATCAAGAAACAGCAAGAATCGCGATCCAAGCATCGCTTACAGGACATCTTGTATTTTCAACCTTGCATACAAATGATGCCGCCTCTGCCGTTACTAGACTTGTGGATATGGGTATTGAACCATATTTAATCACCTCAACTGTTTTGGGATTTATGGCACAGAGACTTGTTCGTTTGATTTGTAAAGATTGTAGGACGGCTTATAAACCTTCACAAAAAGAATTGGATTCTTTAGGAATCAAAGCTAAAGATTTAAAATCTGGAGTTTTATACAAAGGAAATGGTTGTAGTTCTTGCATGAATACAGGTTACAAAGGACGAACAGGACTGTATGAACTTTTGGTTATGAACCCAGATGTCAAAAAAGTTGTGTTAGCTGGTTCTGATTCAAACAAAATTTTAGAAGTAGCTCAAAATACTGGACTATCAGTATTAAAAGAATATGGAAAACAAAAAGTTATAGATGGCGTCACCACAGTAGAAGAAGTCTTGAGGGTCAGCTAA
- a CDS encoding type II secretion system F family protein gives MALFTYVAFNKKGKEEKGIVDANNIQGARSKLKAKGLYVKNIQEDREKQERELFPILSKFLYRIPRKDVGIFAKQLGTLLGAGIPLDKSLSSITDQTENVYLRKVVIQMRADITEGMSLSDSMKKHPDIFPEQYPSLISVGEQTGDYEPTLNRLAELEEKSNELKSKVQVAMVYPFIMGSLSVLVAIFLLTVVIPQIQELFAQFDAELPLITRIVIGLSNLLTNYWWALILGFVVGMYVFIRFKNSIEGRKKWDAFLLKVPIIGGLIRKVMISNFSRSLSVLLQNRVPLITSLQIVSRIVNHHTFLTEINEAIEKVKEGGKLSDAFQNSQILPQMVIGMVAAGEVSDKVPQMMDKLSEIYEGEVENTIKSMTQSLEPIMIIVMGGLIFTIMAAIMTPMYTLTKSIQQNF, from the coding sequence ATGGCTTTATTTACCTATGTTGCCTTTAACAAAAAAGGCAAAGAAGAGAAGGGTATAGTTGACGCAAACAATATCCAAGGTGCAAGATCCAAATTAAAAGCCAAGGGCTTGTATGTAAAAAACATACAAGAAGATAGAGAAAAGCAAGAGCGCGAATTATTCCCAATTCTATCCAAATTTCTTTATCGAATTCCAAGAAAAGATGTAGGTATATTTGCAAAACAATTAGGAACTCTACTTGGGGCAGGAATACCACTTGATAAATCTTTATCAAGTATAACGGATCAGACTGAGAACGTTTATTTAAGAAAAGTCGTAATTCAAATGAGAGCGGACATCACAGAAGGAATGTCCCTTTCTGATTCGATGAAGAAGCATCCAGACATTTTTCCAGAACAATACCCTTCATTGATATCAGTTGGAGAGCAGACAGGTGATTACGAACCGACTCTCAATCGATTGGCGGAGCTTGAAGAAAAATCCAATGAGTTAAAATCAAAAGTACAAGTTGCTATGGTATATCCATTTATCATGGGAAGTTTATCTGTTCTGGTTGCGATTTTTCTTTTGACAGTTGTAATTCCTCAGATTCAGGAATTGTTTGCACAATTTGATGCGGAACTTCCCTTGATCACTCGAATTGTAATAGGTTTATCTAATTTGCTTACAAACTATTGGTGGGCACTCATTTTAGGGTTTGTTGTTGGAATGTATGTATTCATTCGGTTCAAGAATTCCATAGAAGGAAGAAAGAAATGGGATGCTTTTCTACTGAAAGTTCCCATTATAGGTGGTCTAATAAGAAAGGTAATGATTTCAAACTTTTCAAGGAGTTTGTCTGTATTACTACAGAATCGTGTTCCTTTGATCACTTCATTGCAAATTGTTTCGAGAATTGTAAACCATCATACCTTTCTTACGGAAATCAATGAAGCCATAGAGAAAGTAAAAGAAGGTGGAAAACTCAGTGACGCTTTTCAAAATTCACAAATTCTCCCACAGATGGTAATAGGTATGGTTGCGGCGGGAGAAGTTTCTGATAAAGTTCCACAAATGATGGACAAATTGTCCGAAATCTATGAAGGTGAAGTTGAAAATACAATAAAATCAATGACACAAAGTTTGGAACCAATTATGATTATCGTCATGGGTGGATTGATTTTTACAATTATGGCGGCTATTATGACGCCTATGTATACGCTCACGAAAAGCATTCAACAGAATTTTTAA
- a CDS encoding type II secretion system protein GspG, with translation MKTNKSKFKIAGRSFRRGLTLIEIAVVVMILGALIAIVAVNINPGELKDDTAALQLKKDAQELQMHLERYAQRYGTYPSPEQGLIALVEKPTVGDNIPEDYNPIIKKKSGVEDPWGTPYILRVDEYGELAIYSLGKDKKDGGDGKNADFNILNEDEYPSAFKRR, from the coding sequence ATGAAAACAAACAAATCTAAATTCAAAATTGCAGGACGCAGCTTCCGTAGAGGATTGACATTGATTGAAATTGCAGTCGTGGTCATGATTTTGGGAGCGCTAATAGCTATTGTCGCGGTGAACATCAACCCTGGTGAATTAAAAGATGATACTGCAGCTTTGCAATTGAAGAAAGACGCTCAGGAACTTCAGATGCATCTTGAAAGATATGCACAAAGATATGGAACCTATCCATCACCTGAACAAGGATTAATTGCATTGGTTGAGAAGCCAACGGTCGGTGACAATATCCCCGAAGACTATAATCCTATCATAAAGAAGAAATCCGGTGTAGAAGATCCATGGGGAACACCATATATTTTGCGTGTTGACGAATATGGAGAATTGGCAATTTACTCACTTGGTAAAGACAAAAAAGATGGTGGAGACGGTAAAAATGCTGACTTCAATATCTTAAATGAAGATGAATACCCATCCGCTTTCAAAAGAAGGTAG
- a CDS encoding pilus assembly FimT family protein: MLQTKRLKLRHGMTTIELIVVIALIGFLFTVTAVSLKNFIIPSSKDVSQAIEGSIKFAYNHALLNHKTVIFEIDLDNQVYKLIRIERDDEGLREEQVTKPKKLPFNNKIISIVDFSGKITTSGIIRIPYSHDGTGVDYTLLMGEENTIKKSIQVYRYGGKVNTLNGEKLRIVNPNLQKVDYGVDDRDDSDSRDMNRY; this comes from the coding sequence TTGTTACAGACCAAAAGACTAAAGCTACGTCATGGAATGACTACAATTGAGTTGATTGTGGTCATTGCCCTGATCGGCTTTCTATTTACCGTTACAGCCGTTAGTCTCAAAAATTTCATCATTCCATCGTCTAAAGATGTTTCTCAAGCAATTGAAGGGTCAATTAAATTTGCCTACAACCATGCCTTACTCAATCATAAAACTGTAATATTCGAAATAGACTTGGACAATCAAGTTTATAAATTGATTCGAATTGAACGCGATGATGAAGGTCTTAGAGAAGAACAAGTTACTAAACCTAAAAAATTACCATTCAATAATAAAATAATCTCCATTGTTGATTTTTCTGGTAAAATTACAACTAGTGGAATCATTCGAATTCCTTATAGCCACGATGGAACAGGAGTTGATTATACTTTGCTTATGGGCGAAGAGAACACGATAAAAAAATCAATTCAGGTATATCGGTACGGTGGTAAAGTAAATACTTTGAACGGAGAAAAACTTAGAATCGTTAATCCAAACTTACAGAAAGTTGATTATGGTGTGGATGATCGAGACGACTCTGATTCTCGGGATATGAATCGATATTAA
- a CDS encoding type IV pilus modification PilV family protein: protein MRIRNSKFRNGFTLIEVALALGLGAFIMAYTYGLIAKGIAMRKESILLANAVHLAKIKMAQVDSSTNMQSDVTKGDIPGYPGYKFETEIKEEELDLLKLASGDKSDKLKEKAPKDLLGDKDAGLNDILKNRGQAKGSETGGLIKVFRVKVSITYPLGKDGTVYSVETFRATKY from the coding sequence ATGAGAATTAGAAATTCAAAATTTCGAAATGGATTCACTCTTATCGAAGTAGCCTTAGCTCTTGGTCTTGGTGCTTTTATAATGGCTTATACTTATGGCTTGATTGCAAAAGGTATCGCTATGCGAAAAGAATCTATACTTCTCGCTAATGCAGTCCATCTTGCCAAAATAAAAATGGCACAAGTAGATTCATCAACCAATATGCAGTCCGATGTAACCAAAGGAGATATTCCAGGATATCCGGGTTATAAATTCGAAACAGAAATCAAAGAAGAAGAACTCGATCTTTTAAAATTAGCTTCCGGTGATAAATCAGATAAATTAAAAGAAAAAGCACCCAAAGATCTGCTAGGTGATAAGGATGCAGGACTCAATGATATTCTTAAGAATAGAGGGCAGGCAAAAGGTTCCGAAACGGGTGGATTGATAAAGGTTTTCCGAGTTAAAGTTTCTATTACTTATCCACTCGGAAAAGATGGAACTGTATATTCCGTCGAAACATTTCGAGCAACAAAATACTGA